Proteins from one Setaria italica strain Yugu1 chromosome V, Setaria_italica_v2.0, whole genome shotgun sequence genomic window:
- the LOC101754886 gene encoding mediator-associated protein 2, with amino-acid sequence MVKAAARVRYEPGPAFAEVKEEAMLDISPTESTEFWLIQWPKDQLDVSDFHGKELSLKLHKDGNIGSLESSSGKSYELVSFAAQQPDATVFQPSGSEMKPVGKISRRVCLVRYPEAEELAKPNFGGLTPSSKISAGSSRKTKSRFTSASKNRSSQGSALSLGQWSAEPTPKHKQKRKDKSNLGHSNMSGKASEGSQARGAESNTTTSEMPQLSSEKSKKKKKVKIVE; translated from the exons ATGGTGAAGGCGGCAGCAAGGGTTCG CTATGAGCCTGGACCAGCTTTTGCGGAGGTCAAAGAAGAAGCCATGCTTGACATATCACCAACAGAATCGACAGAATTTTGGCTAATACAGTGGCCTAAAGATCAG TTAGATGTTTCTGATTTCCATGGTAAAGAGCTTTCTCTTAAGCTGCACAAGGATGGAAACATAGGCAGTTTGGAAAGTTCCTCAG GGAAATCTTATGAGCTTGTCAgctttgcagctcagcagccaGATGCAACTGTCTTTCAACCATCAGGATCAGAAATGAAACCTG TGGGGAAGATATCACGGCGAGTTTGCTTAGTTCGTTATCCTGAAGCTGAGGAATTAGCTAAACCAAATTTTGGGGGCCTTACTCCTAGCAGTAAGATATCTGCAG GTTCTTCTAGGAAGACTAAGTCTCGGTTCACTAGCGCATCGAAGAACCGCAGCAGCCAAGGCTCAGCCCTTTCACTGGGCCAATGGAGCGCAGAGCCGACACCCAAACACAAGCAGAAGAGAAAGGACAAAAGCAACCTGGGGCACTCAAACATGTCAGGCAAGGCCTCCGAAGGATCACAGGCTCGTGGGGCAGAGAGCAACACTACGACCTCGGAGATGCCGCAGTTGTCATCAGAGAaatcgaagaagaagaaaaaggttaAGATCGTGGAGTAG